One window from the genome of Treponema sp. OMZ 838 encodes:
- a CDS encoding 1,4-alpha-glucan branching protein domain-containing protein, translating into MIKKTLLFIFHAHVPYIRHSEENEPLEATQLYEMLSYGFLPFLRICSRLDADAVPFKCALVISPLLCEMLKSPLCQERYGVYLDQHIVFAQQELKRAAGSPREALVRLSLEFLQMNREDFYVRYKKNILSGINSFAAKGCIELLATSATPCFFPFYQAMPEALTVQIEQGLSSFREDFATVPAGFWLPSMGYDTGLDSMIKSYGIDYTVLESQSFLFADRPPVNGVFSAAMGESGLSFLGKDSTAYTDIAHSETGFYLHPDYLDTDKDAGFELDEQALSPLFDVKKGRRTTGFCYHRRGGGDYDAAAGALQAEKDAERFLANRDAVLTEAAELLDIDPDPLCSVSVLPLRFLGKTWTEGMWWLEAVFRKLAQRHDMQCALPAEYLKKVRRIQSINPFYASNLPSGYADELINSSNDWMFPRIQKATERMIDLAGRFPSDQGIKERMLNMAAKELLLAQSTDWPLMADAQTSAEYAAAECEEHLAAFTDVYDSLGSGSIGTDRLIKREKEYPIFSEMNYRFFIS; encoded by the coding sequence ATGATTAAAAAGACCTTACTTTTTATTTTTCATGCTCACGTACCGTATATCCGTCATTCGGAAGAGAATGAGCCGCTTGAAGCGACACAGTTATATGAAATGCTATCGTACGGTTTTTTACCGTTTTTACGGATATGCAGCCGTTTGGATGCCGATGCTGTTCCGTTTAAGTGTGCGCTGGTCATTTCTCCGCTTTTGTGCGAAATGCTGAAATCTCCTTTGTGTCAAGAACGGTACGGCGTGTACTTGGATCAGCATATCGTATTTGCACAGCAGGAATTAAAGCGGGCAGCAGGCTCACCTCGGGAAGCTCTTGTACGGCTGTCCCTTGAGTTTTTACAGATGAACCGAGAAGATTTTTATGTCCGTTATAAAAAAAATATTTTGAGCGGAATAAATTCCTTTGCTGCTAAAGGCTGTATTGAACTGCTTGCAACATCGGCGACGCCATGTTTTTTCCCGTTTTATCAGGCTATGCCCGAAGCGCTTACCGTTCAGATTGAACAAGGACTCAGCAGTTTTCGGGAGGATTTTGCAACGGTTCCCGCAGGGTTTTGGCTCCCATCGATGGGGTATGATACGGGGCTGGACAGTATGATCAAGTCGTACGGTATCGATTATACCGTATTGGAAAGCCAAAGTTTCTTATTTGCCGATCGGCCGCCGGTGAATGGTGTCTTTTCCGCCGCGATGGGAGAAAGCGGGCTTTCGTTTTTAGGAAAAGACAGTACCGCATACACCGATATTGCACATTCCGAAACCGGTTTTTATCTGCACCCCGATTACCTCGATACCGATAAAGATGCCGGGTTTGAACTGGATGAACAAGCGCTTTCGCCCCTGTTCGATGTGAAAAAAGGACGGCGTACAACAGGATTTTGTTATCACCGGCGAGGCGGCGGCGACTATGACGCAGCGGCAGGCGCACTGCAAGCGGAAAAAGATGCCGAGCGGTTTCTTGCAAACCGTGATGCGGTATTAACGGAGGCTGCAGAATTGCTTGATATCGATCCCGATCCGCTGTGTTCAGTTTCCGTGCTTCCGCTAAGGTTTCTCGGCAAAACATGGACGGAGGGAATGTGGTGGCTGGAAGCTGTATTCCGCAAACTCGCACAGCGGCATGATATGCAATGCGCTTTACCCGCCGAATACCTGAAAAAAGTGCGGCGGATACAGAGTATTAATCCTTTTTATGCTTCCAACCTGCCGAGCGGATATGCGGATGAACTGATCAACAGCTCAAACGATTGGATGTTTCCCCGTATTCAAAAGGCTACCGAACGGATGATCGACCTTGCCGGACGTTTTCCCAGTGACCAAGGTATTAAAGAGCGGATGCTGAATATGGCAGCGAAAGAGTTGTTGCTTGCCCAATCGACTGATTGGCCGTTGATGGCGGATGCCCAAACCTCTGCCGAATACGCCGCTGCAGAATGCGAGGAGCATCTTGCTGCCTTTACCGATGTGTATGATTCACTCGGTTCCGGCTCGATCGGTACCGATCGGCTGATTAAAAGAGAAAAAGAATATCCGATATTTTCGGAGATGAATTACCGTTTTTTCATATCATAG
- a CDS encoding DUF4912 domain-containing protein, producing the protein MRRIFSKGLSLDITMNILDDASMGNAVKFTRSYLQTLSTDALFALADQYGLFLSSDLTRHLLIGELLDLDDGTANDEYSGDSIAASVKPHEATYSYNMTEIRVILKNPLWFFVFWDFHKRLFTELTEAKDFSFFSLRVHSLDPENTSKSLDFFDIQVLKEDRRHYVHVSFDEYLHRIDLMAHFTNGREQILAQSNIVGMQRKNIPQRLCISQNAVNKIISLSGLAALKKSHFRHYRQAFR; encoded by the coding sequence ATGCGCCGTATATTTTCAAAAGGCTTGAGTCTTGACATAACGATGAATATTTTAGATGATGCCTCAATGGGTAATGCGGTGAAATTTACCAGATCTTATTTGCAAACACTGTCGACGGATGCTCTTTTTGCATTGGCAGACCAATATGGGCTGTTTTTGTCGTCGGATTTGACGAGGCATCTTTTGATCGGCGAATTGCTCGATCTTGATGACGGTACTGCGAATGATGAATACAGTGGTGATTCCATTGCGGCGTCTGTAAAGCCTCATGAGGCAACCTATAGCTATAATATGACCGAAATACGGGTTATCTTAAAAAATCCGCTGTGGTTTTTTGTCTTTTGGGATTTTCATAAACGCCTTTTTACCGAATTAACGGAAGCGAAAGATTTTTCTTTTTTTTCACTGCGTGTACATTCCCTCGATCCTGAGAATACTTCAAAGTCATTAGACTTTTTTGATATACAGGTACTCAAGGAAGACCGTAGGCACTATGTGCATGTCTCTTTTGACGAATACCTGCATCGTATCGATTTAATGGCTCATTTTACGAACGGCCGTGAGCAGATATTGGCACAATCGAATATCGTCGGCATGCAGCGGAAGAATATTCCACAACGGCTTTGCATTTCACAAAATGCGGTGAATAAGATAATCAGTCTATCGGGATTGGCTGCTTTAAAGAAGTCCCACTTTAGGCATTACCGGCAAGCCTTTAGATAA
- a CDS encoding ankyrin repeat domain-containing protein, producing MKIVIMYENAEKKTAEAAAHIIESHQCDVKHCQAERLWKDNTCSPAALLQDASHILFIFGKNTPRLDPAFIFILGLGIGKHLPILTLGQRKSLPLPENCKQFIIPLALDIFEDFFVKEQQNFLTVERKRLAREQLLDIGCPCFESNFTTAVEEGKYEIVKLFLEAGFSASQRDTRGTPVLSLAVRNTHYEITTLLLTYGAEINLRAEDRSYSALMEAAQIGDLKTAELLLSKNADTNIQSKDGQTALILAVGRQDVPMVQTLIKHKADWNISDHLGMSALGYAKLFHNKEILEAMQQP from the coding sequence ATGAAAATCGTTATTATGTATGAAAATGCGGAAAAGAAAACCGCCGAAGCAGCCGCACACATTATTGAATCTCATCAATGCGATGTCAAACACTGTCAAGCCGAAAGGTTATGGAAAGACAATACATGCTCTCCCGCAGCTCTGCTGCAGGATGCCTCGCATATTTTATTTATTTTCGGTAAGAATACACCTAGGTTAGATCCTGCATTTATTTTCATTTTAGGTCTTGGTATTGGAAAGCATCTTCCTATCTTAACGCTGGGACAGAGAAAGTCATTACCTTTACCGGAAAACTGTAAACAATTTATCATCCCGTTGGCACTTGATATATTTGAAGATTTTTTTGTTAAAGAGCAGCAGAATTTTCTAACAGTAGAACGAAAGCGGCTTGCCCGCGAACAGCTGCTGGATATCGGCTGTCCTTGTTTTGAATCAAACTTTACGACAGCAGTAGAAGAAGGCAAATACGAAATTGTCAAGCTGTTTTTGGAGGCCGGATTCAGTGCTTCACAGCGGGACACGCGCGGTACTCCGGTACTTTCGCTTGCCGTCAGAAATACACACTATGAGATTACCACACTCCTGCTCACCTATGGAGCAGAGATAAATCTCCGTGCCGAAGACCGTTCCTATTCGGCATTGATGGAAGCCGCTCAAATCGGCGATTTAAAGACTGCAGAATTACTGCTCTCAAAAAATGCCGATACAAACATTCAGAGCAAGGATGGACAAACGGCATTAATACTTGCCGTCGGCAGGCAGGATGTCCCAATGGTACAGACCCTCATCAAGCACAAGGCAGATTGGAATATTTCCGATCATTTAGGTATGTCCGCGTTGGGATATGCAAAGCTGTTTCACAATAAAGAGATTTTAGAAGCTATGCAGCAGCCTTAG
- a CDS encoding cation:proton antiporter translates to MDIIDFIYNIVKGLNLPTTILISFALILISGFLVTRFTKRIQLPKVSGYILAGILIGPSGLHLIHRHFIVNLDVISIIALSFIAFDMGRYFKRSDGRKEFRNVVFITLCESLLAGCLVTVVMLFVFKMRLSFSLLLGAIATATAPASTIMTIKEYNGKGPFVDLLLRITAFDDVVCLFVFSIMVAVVNAQESDVFNIMSIVMPITLNAAMLMLGFMTALCMEFLITEKRSFDNRLILAVAFLFLISGICSYFEVSPLLACMVCGAVYYNRTNDKTLFDQMNNFSPPVMSSFFIISGMNMDLTIIVTAGIIGVAYFCIRIIGKYIGAYTSCKILSIDKKITDNMGFALMPQAGVAIGLAFMGKAMLPEKDGLILFNIILASSVLYELMGPVTAKIALIRSGAIKPQNIKNH, encoded by the coding sequence ATGGATATAATCGATTTTATTTACAACATTGTTAAAGGCCTTAACTTACCTACCACAATACTGATATCCTTTGCGTTGATATTGATAAGCGGCTTTTTAGTCACTCGATTCACAAAAAGGATTCAGCTGCCGAAGGTAAGCGGCTATATTCTAGCAGGTATTTTAATAGGCCCAAGCGGATTGCATTTAATCCATCGGCATTTTATCGTCAACTTGGACGTTATTTCGATTATCGCACTCAGTTTTATCGCTTTTGATATGGGAAGATACTTTAAGCGGAGCGACGGCAGAAAGGAATTCCGGAATGTCGTCTTTATCACGCTTTGCGAATCTCTGTTAGCAGGATGCTTAGTGACCGTTGTTATGCTCTTCGTATTTAAAATGAGGCTGTCTTTCTCACTCTTACTCGGTGCGATTGCGACCGCAACAGCCCCCGCCAGCACTATTATGACGATAAAGGAATACAACGGTAAAGGCCCCTTTGTCGATCTGCTGTTGCGTATCACCGCCTTTGACGATGTTGTCTGCCTTTTTGTGTTCAGTATCATGGTTGCCGTCGTCAATGCACAGGAAAGCGATGTGTTTAATATTATGAGTATTGTGATGCCGATTACGCTTAATGCCGCAATGCTAATGTTGGGATTCATGACCGCTCTGTGTATGGAGTTTCTCATTACAGAAAAACGGAGCTTTGACAATCGCCTGATTTTAGCCGTCGCATTTCTTTTTTTAATTTCCGGTATCTGTTCATACTTCGAGGTAAGCCCGCTGCTTGCCTGTATGGTATGCGGCGCCGTATATTACAACCGGACAAACGATAAAACCCTATTCGACCAAATGAATAATTTTTCTCCTCCGGTGATGAGCAGTTTTTTTATCATCTCCGGTATGAATATGGATCTGACCATTATCGTAACGGCGGGGATTATCGGAGTCGCGTATTTTTGTATCAGGATAATCGGAAAATATATCGGCGCATACACATCATGCAAAATACTGTCTATCGATAAGAAGATAACGGACAATATGGGTTTTGCTCTGATGCCGCAAGCGGGTGTTGCAATAGGTCTCGCGTTTATGGGGAAAGCGATGCTGCCTGAAAAGGACGGTCTCATCTTATTTAACATCATTCTGGCTTCTTCGGTATTATATGAATTGATGGGACCGGTAACTGCAAAAATAGCACTGATACGCTCAGGAGCAATTAAACCTCAGAATATCAAGAATCATTGA